TAGATTTAGGCCACATTATTTTCCATTTACAGAACCGAGTGCAGAAGTAGATGTATCTTGCGTAAAATGTAAGGGAAAAGGTTGTGAGGCATGTAATGGAACAGGATGGAGTATGGAATTGTTGGGCTGTGGAATGGTAGATCCAAAAGTACTTGAAAATTGTGGTATAGATCCTGAAAAATATAGTGGATTTGCTTTTGGTTTAGGAATAGATAGGATTGCTATGGTTAAATATGGCATAAACGATATAAGATTGTTGTTTGAAAATGATATGAGATTTTTAAATCAATTTTAGTTGTATAGGAGGATAGAAATGTTATTACCAATAAAATGGCTAAAAGATTATGTAGATATTGACGTGGATTCAAAGATACTAGCTGATAAATTGACATTGTCAGGTTCCCATGTAGAATCAATTATAGAATTAAATAGTGGGATAGAAAATGTAGTAGTAGGACATATTTTAGAAATTAAGGATCATCCCAATGCTGATAAACTATGTATCACTATTACAGATGTAGGACGTGAAAAACTTCAAATAGTGACAGGTGCTACCAATATTAAAGAAGGAGATTATGTGCCTGTAGCGTTGGTTGGAGCAACACTTCCTGGTGGAATTAAAATAAAGAAAGGTAAATTAAGGGGAGAAGAGTCTTTAGGCATGCTTTGCTCATTAAAGGAATTGGGAGTAAAGGATAATGTTGTACCTAAAGAGCAAAGAGATGGTATTTTTATATTAGATAAAGAATATCCATTGGGAATGGATATAAAAGAAGTGTTAGGATTGTATGGAGAAGTAATAGAATTTGAAATAACACCTAACAGACCAGATTGTTTAAGTATTGTAGGAATGGCTAGAGAAGCTTGTGCTACTCTTAATAAAAAAATGAAATATCCTAGTATAAACATAAGTAAGGAAGAAGATAATATAAATGATTATTTGAGAAAAATTGAAATTCTAGATAAAGAACTTTGCAATAGATATTTTGCAAGGGTGATAAAAGATGTGAAAATTGAAAGTTCTCCACTCTGGTTACAAACTAGGCTTATGGAAGCTGGAGTGAGACCTATAAACAATATAGTAGATATAACAAACTATGTTATGCTAGAATTTGGAGAACCGCTACATGCTTTTGACTTGGACAAAATAATAGATAAAAAAATATATGTAAGAAGAGCATTAGAATCCGAAAAAATTACTACTATTGATGGCATAGAGAGAAGTTTAAATTCATCTAACTTAGTAATTGCAGATGGTGAGAAACCTGTTGCTATAGCTGGTGTAATGGGTGGGTTAGAAACAGAGGTAACCGATTGTACAAATACTATTTTAATAGAAGCTGCAAATTTTAATGATAGAAGTGTAAGACTTACATCGAAGTCATTAGGACTTAGAACAGAAGCTTCTTCAAGATTTGAAAAAGGAATAGATCCAAACTTATGCCAAACTGCATGCAATAGGGTATGTCAATTGATTGAGGAAATAGGAGCAGGAAAAGTAGTTGGTGGTTATTTTGATAATTATGTACAAGAAAAAAAGGAAAGTAGCATTGTTATAAGACCCAAAAGAGTACATAAACTACTTGGCATAGAAATTGAAAAAAGCAGGATAATAGAAATACTTGAAAGTTTGGAACTTAAGGTGGAAGATAAAGGTGAATTTTTAGAAGTTCTAGCTCCTACTTTTAGATTGGATTTAGAAAGAGAAGTCGATTTAATTGAAGAAATAGGGAGAATATATGGATTTCATAATATAAAAAATGAGCCATTAGTTGGAGTTCTCACAAAAGGCGAAAAACCTTATGATAAACAAATAGAAGATAAATCTAAAGCGATTCTTCAAGGACTAGGAGCAAATGAAGTTATGACTTATTCATTTATAAGTCCTAAAGCTTATAATAAAATAAATTTAAAAGAAGATAGTATGAAAAGACAATGTGTCCAAATAATCAATCCTCTTGGAGAGGACTATAGTGTCATGAGGACTACTCTTATACCAAATATGATGGAACTACTGTCTAGAAATTATAATTATGGTGTTGAAAGAGCTTTTGCTTTTGAAATTGGAAATATGTTTATACCTAAAGAAATTCCTGTGAAGAATTTACCTATAGAGAGAAAAACATTATGCATAGGAATGTATGGAGAGACTGATTATTTCTATTTGAAAGGTGTAGTTGAAATATTTTTAGAGAGACTAGGAGTAACTAAATGTAATTATTT
This window of the Sporanaerobacter acetigenes DSM 13106 genome carries:
- the pheT gene encoding phenylalanine--tRNA ligase subunit beta, producing the protein MLLPIKWLKDYVDIDVDSKILADKLTLSGSHVESIIELNSGIENVVVGHILEIKDHPNADKLCITITDVGREKLQIVTGATNIKEGDYVPVALVGATLPGGIKIKKGKLRGEESLGMLCSLKELGVKDNVVPKEQRDGIFILDKEYPLGMDIKEVLGLYGEVIEFEITPNRPDCLSIVGMAREACATLNKKMKYPSINISKEEDNINDYLRKIEILDKELCNRYFARVIKDVKIESSPLWLQTRLMEAGVRPINNIVDITNYVMLEFGEPLHAFDLDKIIDKKIYVRRALESEKITTIDGIERSLNSSNLVIADGEKPVAIAGVMGGLETEVTDCTNTILIEAANFNDRSVRLTSKSLGLRTEASSRFEKGIDPNLCQTACNRVCQLIEEIGAGKVVGGYFDNYVQEKKESSIVIRPKRVHKLLGIEIEKSRIIEILESLELKVEDKGEFLEVLAPTFRLDLEREVDLIEEIGRIYGFHNIKNEPLVGVLTKGEKPYDKQIEDKSKAILQGLGANEVMTYSFISPKAYNKINLKEDSMKRQCVQIINPLGEDYSVMRTTLIPNMMELLSRNYNYGVERAFAFEIGNMFIPKEIPVKNLPIERKTLCIGMYGETDYFYLKGVVEIFLERLGVTKCNYLREENHPTFHPGRTSNIIYENKVLGVMGELHPDVLENYDIDERVYIAELDFEGIVEIAKLEKKYKPLPKYPAIVRDLAIVLDEDIMFKNIEEVIWSKGEGLIEKVELFDVYTGEQIPKGKKSVAFSITYRSHERTLKDEEVSQIHQNIVQEIEKTFKANLRS